A genome region from Mycobacterium florentinum includes the following:
- a CDS encoding macrolide-binding ATPase MABP-1, giving the protein MDDGCVSEIKRGRAARNAKLATIPVGFAARSALGFGKRLTGKSKDEVQAELLEKAANQLFQVLGELKGGAMKVGQALSVMEAAIPEEFGEPYREALTKLQKDAPPLPADKVHRVLDAQLGTKWRGRFSSFDDTPVASASIGQVHKAVWSDGREVAVKIQYPGADEALRADLKTMQRMVGVVKQLAPGADVQGVVDELIERTEMELDYRLEADNQRAFAKAYHEHPHFAVPRVVASAPKVVVQEWIQGVPMAEIIRHGTPEQRDLIGTRLLELTFDAPRRLQLLHGDAHPGNFMLLPDGRMAVIDFGAVAPMPGGFPIELGMTIRLARDKNYDLLLPTMEKAGFIQKGQQVSVRDIDDMLRQYVEPVEVEVFHYTRKWLQKMSAVEIDRSVSQIRTARQMDLPPKLVIPMRVIMSVAAILCQLDAHVPIKGLSEELIPGFAEPDVAAI; this is encoded by the coding sequence ATGGATGATGGGTGTGTGTCTGAGATCAAACGGGGGCGCGCTGCGCGCAACGCGAAGTTAGCGACTATTCCGGTCGGCTTTGCTGCGCGGTCCGCACTGGGCTTTGGCAAGCGGCTGACCGGCAAGTCGAAAGACGAAGTCCAGGCCGAGCTGCTGGAGAAGGCCGCCAACCAGCTGTTCCAAGTGCTTGGCGAGCTCAAGGGTGGGGCGATGAAGGTCGGCCAGGCCCTCTCGGTGATGGAAGCCGCGATTCCCGAGGAGTTCGGCGAGCCCTACCGCGAAGCTCTGACGAAGCTGCAGAAGGACGCGCCGCCGTTGCCGGCCGACAAGGTGCACCGGGTACTCGACGCGCAGCTGGGCACCAAGTGGCGGGGCCGGTTCAGCTCGTTCGACGACACCCCGGTGGCCTCGGCCAGCATCGGCCAGGTGCACAAGGCGGTGTGGTCCGACGGTCGCGAGGTGGCCGTCAAGATCCAATACCCGGGCGCCGACGAAGCACTACGGGCCGACCTGAAGACCATGCAGCGGATGGTCGGGGTGGTCAAACAGCTGGCGCCCGGCGCCGACGTCCAGGGCGTGGTCGACGAGCTGATCGAGCGCACCGAAATGGAACTCGACTACCGGCTCGAGGCCGACAACCAGCGCGCATTCGCCAAGGCGTACCACGAACATCCGCACTTCGCGGTGCCGCGCGTGGTGGCCAGCGCGCCCAAGGTGGTGGTTCAGGAGTGGATCCAGGGCGTGCCGATGGCCGAGATCATTCGCCACGGAACCCCCGAGCAGCGCGACCTGATCGGCACCCGGCTCCTCGAGCTCACCTTCGACGCGCCCCGCCGGCTGCAGTTGCTGCACGGCGACGCGCACCCCGGTAACTTCATGCTGCTGCCCGACGGGCGGATGGCCGTCATCGACTTCGGTGCCGTGGCGCCCATGCCCGGCGGTTTTCCGATCGAGCTCGGAATGACCATCCGGTTGGCCCGCGACAAGAACTACGACCTGCTGTTGCCGACGATGGAAAAGGCCGGCTTCATCCAGAAGGGCCAGCAGGTGTCGGTGCGCGACATCGATGACATGCTGCGCCAGTACGTCGAACCGGTCGAGGTCGAGGTCTTCCACTACACCCGTAAATGGCTGCAGAAGATGTCCGCCGTCGAGATCGACCGGTCGGTGTCGCAGATCCGGACGGCCCGGCAGATGGACCTGCCGCCGAAGCTGGTGATCCCGATGCGGGTGATCATGTCGGTGGCCGCGATCCTCTGCCAGCTCGATGCCCACGTGCCGATCAAGGGGTTGTCCGAAGAGCTGATCCCCGGCTTCGCCGAACCCGACGTCGCGGCCATCTAG
- a CDS encoding WhiB family transcriptional regulator, giving the protein MSAPTVPRQPQPVLPCHAGDPDLWFAETPADLERAKTLCTDCPVRRQCLAAALDRAEPWGVWGGEIFERGSVVGFKRPRGRPRKDVVAA; this is encoded by the coding sequence ATGTCGGCACCGACAGTCCCCAGACAGCCGCAGCCGGTGTTGCCATGCCACGCCGGTGATCCCGACCTATGGTTCGCCGAGACCCCGGCGGACCTGGAGCGCGCCAAGACGCTGTGCACGGACTGCCCCGTGCGCCGTCAGTGCCTAGCCGCGGCGCTGGACCGTGCCGAACCGTGGGGTGTGTGGGGCGGCGAGATATTCGAGCGGGGCTCGGTCGTGGGTTTCAAACGGCCGCGCGGGCGTCCCCGCAAGGATGTGGTCGCCGCCTAG
- a CDS encoding ATP-dependent DNA helicase UvrD2, translating to MPLVADPLTAGLDDEQREAVLAPRGPVCVLAGAGTGKTRTITHRIAQLVASGHVAAGQVLAVTFTQRAAGEMRSRLRTLDAVAAQNGSGVGAVQALTFHSAAHRQLRYFWPRVVGDTGWQLLDTKFAIVARAASRIRLNVSTDDVRDLAGEIEWAKASLIGPEAYPSEVAAAGRDIPLDANKVADVYTAYEALKVRDESLTLLDFDDLLLHTAAAIENDAAVAEEFRDRYRCFVVDEYQDVTPLQQRVLSAWLGDRDDLTVVGDANQTIYSFTGASPRYLLDFSRQFPDATVVRLERDYRSTPQVVSLANQVIAAARGRVAGSKLQLSGQRAPGPVPTFHEHPDETVEAAAVAKTIAGLIESGTAPSEIAVLYRVNAQSEIYEEALTEAGIAYQVRGGEGFFNRQEIKQAMVALRRAAERGAEGPVPEVVRAVLEPLGLTASEPVGTRARERWEALTALAELVDDEVAQRPELELPGLVAELLIRADSRHPPVVQGVTLASLHAAKGLEWDAVFLVGLADGTLPISHALAHGAESEPVEEERRLLYVGITRARVHLALSWALSRSPGGRQTRKPSRFLNGIAPQTRTDPAPGKSRRKQGPSRCRICNNNLTTPTAVMLRRCETCSADIDEALLLRLKEWRLDVAKEQKVPAYVVFTDNTLIAIAELLPDDEAALIAIPGIGARKLEQYGPDVLEMVRGRS from the coding sequence ATGCCGTTGGTCGCCGACCCACTGACCGCCGGACTGGACGACGAACAGCGCGAAGCCGTGCTGGCGCCGCGCGGACCGGTATGTGTGCTCGCGGGCGCCGGAACAGGCAAGACTCGCACCATCACACACCGCATCGCCCAGCTGGTGGCGAGTGGCCATGTCGCCGCCGGGCAGGTGCTGGCCGTCACGTTCACCCAGCGCGCGGCCGGCGAGATGCGGTCCCGATTGCGGACGCTGGACGCCGTCGCGGCGCAGAACGGATCCGGCGTCGGCGCCGTGCAGGCGCTGACCTTTCACTCGGCCGCACACCGGCAGTTGCGATATTTCTGGCCGCGGGTGGTCGGCGACACCGGCTGGCAGCTACTGGACACCAAGTTCGCCATCGTGGCCCGGGCGGCCAGCCGCATCCGGCTCAATGTCAGCACCGACGACGTGCGCGACCTGGCCGGCGAGATCGAGTGGGCCAAGGCCTCGTTGATCGGCCCCGAGGCGTACCCGAGCGAGGTCGCCGCCGCCGGACGTGACATCCCGCTGGACGCCAATAAGGTCGCCGACGTCTACACCGCCTACGAGGCCCTCAAGGTCCGCGACGAATCGCTGACGCTGCTCGACTTCGACGACTTGCTGCTACACACCGCGGCCGCGATCGAAAACGACGCCGCGGTCGCCGAGGAATTCCGCGACCGCTACCGCTGCTTCGTCGTCGACGAGTACCAGGACGTCACCCCGCTGCAGCAGCGGGTGCTGTCGGCGTGGCTGGGCGATCGCGACGACCTGACCGTCGTCGGCGACGCCAACCAGACCATCTACTCGTTCACCGGCGCCTCGCCCCGCTACCTGCTCGACTTCTCGCGGCAGTTCCCGGACGCGACGGTGGTGCGCCTGGAGCGCGACTACCGGTCCACCCCGCAGGTCGTATCGCTGGCCAACCAGGTGATCGCCGCGGCCCGCGGCCGGGTCGCCGGCAGCAAGCTGCAGCTGTCCGGCCAGCGGGCGCCGGGTCCCGTGCCGACGTTTCACGAGCATCCCGACGAAACCGTCGAGGCGGCCGCGGTCGCGAAGACGATCGCCGGGCTGATCGAATCCGGCACCGCGCCGTCCGAAATCGCGGTGCTCTACCGCGTCAACGCGCAGTCCGAGATCTACGAGGAGGCCCTGACCGAGGCGGGCATCGCCTACCAAGTGCGCGGCGGCGAGGGCTTCTTCAACCGCCAGGAGATCAAGCAGGCGATGGTGGCCTTGCGGCGCGCCGCCGAGCGAGGCGCCGAGGGTCCGGTGCCCGAGGTGGTCCGCGCGGTGCTGGAACCGCTGGGGCTGACGGCCTCCGAACCCGTCGGGACCCGGGCCCGGGAGCGCTGGGAGGCGCTGACCGCGTTGGCGGAATTGGTGGACGACGAGGTGGCCCAGCGCCCGGAGCTGGAACTGCCGGGCCTGGTGGCCGAGCTGTTGATCCGGGCCGACTCCCGGCACCCACCGGTGGTGCAGGGCGTCACCTTGGCGTCGCTGCACGCCGCCAAGGGCCTGGAATGGGACGCGGTGTTTTTGGTCGGGTTGGCCGACGGCACCCTGCCCATTTCGCACGCCCTGGCCCACGGCGCCGAGAGCGAACCGGTCGAAGAAGAGCGTCGCCTGCTGTATGTCGGAATCACCAGGGCCCGAGTGCATTTGGCGCTGTCCTGGGCCCTGTCGCGCAGCCCGGGCGGTCGGCAGACCCGCAAGCCGTCGCGGTTTCTCAACGGAATTGCGCCGCAGACGCGTACCGACCCGGCGCCGGGCAAATCCCGGCGCAAGCAAGGCCCGTCGCGGTGCCGGATCTGCAACAACAACCTGACCACGCCGACGGCGGTCATGCTGCGCCGCTGCGAGACGTGCTCGGCGGACATCGACGAGGCGTTGTTGCTGCGGCTCAAGGAGTGGCGGTTGGACGTCGCCAAGGAGCAGAAGGTGCCCGCGTACGTCGTCTTCACCGACAACACGCTGATCGCGATCGCCGAACTGCTGCCCGACGACGAAGCGGCCCTGATCGCGATCCCGGGTATCGGCGCACGCAAGCTCGAGCAGTACGGTCCCGACGTCTTGGAGATGGTGCGCGGCCGCTCCTGA
- the mrx1 gene encoding mycoredoxin Mrx1: protein MSNAPITVYTTSWCGYCHRLMTVLKSNGIPYETVDIEDDPAAAEFVGSVNGGNRTVPTVKFADGSTLTNPSAAEVKAKLAQVAG, encoded by the coding sequence ATGAGCAACGCTCCGATTACCGTTTACACGACGTCATGGTGTGGTTATTGCCATCGGCTCATGACCGTGCTCAAGTCCAACGGAATCCCGTACGAGACGGTCGACATCGAAGACGACCCGGCGGCCGCGGAATTCGTCGGTTCGGTCAACGGTGGGAACCGGACGGTGCCGACGGTGAAGTTCGCCGACGGCTCGACGCTGACCAACCCGAGTGCCGCCGAGGTGAAAGCGAAGCTGGCTCAGGTCGCCGGCTGA
- a CDS encoding sensor domain-containing protein has product MAPNLRSRQNSPIRKFSAAAMGCAAVMLMSACSHSSTPAKSHPTVTHVDDMIVGLDDVRRIAKADDLARAEADLNKPAPSDANAPGPCRVVGHNDLTFGSNWTEFRAAGFHGVTDDIQPLGRAMINGVTQAAGRYANPDAAQGAFHQLESSLQACVALQDPNYSFTLDRPDPSTLKLSADQWSHLYRTKSAYLVSVGVVGLESADQIANSVLQIITDRIG; this is encoded by the coding sequence ATGGCGCCGAATTTGCGTTCGCGACAAAACAGCCCAATTCGCAAATTCTCGGCGGCCGCGATGGGTTGCGCCGCGGTGATGTTGATGTCGGCTTGCTCGCATTCGAGCACCCCGGCCAAGTCGCACCCCACCGTCACCCACGTCGACGACATGATCGTCGGCCTCGATGACGTCCGGCGCATCGCCAAGGCCGACGATCTCGCGCGTGCCGAGGCGGACCTGAACAAGCCGGCCCCGTCGGACGCCAACGCGCCGGGACCGTGTCGGGTGGTGGGACACAACGACCTCACCTTCGGCAGCAACTGGACGGAGTTTCGGGCCGCGGGGTTCCACGGCGTCACCGACGACATCCAGCCGCTGGGCCGGGCGATGATCAATGGAGTCACCCAGGCGGCGGGGCGCTACGCGAATCCCGATGCGGCGCAAGGCGCATTCCATCAGCTGGAATCCTCGCTGCAAGCGTGCGTGGCCCTGCAAGACCCGAACTACAGCTTCACCCTCGATCGACCGGATCCGTCGACGCTGAAGCTCAGCGCCGACCAGTGGAGCCATCTGTACCGCACCAAGTCTGCGTATCTCGTGTCGGTCGGCGTGGTCGGGCTCGAGTCCGCGGATCAGATCGCGAACTCCGTCCTGCAGATCATCACCGATCGCATCGGTTAG
- the nudC gene encoding NAD(+) diphosphatase: MDFQLSSVPLLSRVGADRADQLRTDVEAATVGWAAAALLRVDSRNQVLVANGRVVLGAAAELGEKPPHDAVFLGRIENGQHVWAIRGALQSPEDPDVQTEVLNLRSLGPIFDDTSSQLVSSAVALLNWHDRARFSAVDGSPTKPARAGWSRVNPVTGHEEFPRIDPAVICLVHDGGDRAVLARQAVWPERMFSLLAGFVEAGESFEVCVVREIREEIGLNVSDVRYLGSQPWPFPRSLMVGFHALGDPDEEFAFNDGEIAEAAWFTRDEVRAALAVGDWSSSSESKLLLPGSISIARVIIESWAELD; the protein is encoded by the coding sequence GTGGACTTCCAGCTCAGCAGTGTCCCGTTGCTCTCGCGCGTCGGCGCCGACCGGGCCGACCAACTGCGCACCGACGTCGAAGCGGCCACTGTCGGATGGGCGGCTGCGGCGCTGCTGCGGGTCGATTCGCGCAACCAGGTGCTGGTCGCCAATGGCCGGGTGGTACTCGGCGCGGCGGCCGAACTTGGCGAAAAGCCGCCGCACGACGCGGTATTCCTCGGCCGCATCGAGAACGGCCAGCACGTCTGGGCCATCCGCGGAGCGCTGCAATCGCCCGAGGACCCGGACGTCCAAACCGAAGTGCTGAACCTGCGCAGTCTCGGCCCGATCTTCGACGACACCAGCAGCCAACTGGTGTCGTCGGCCGTCGCGCTGCTGAATTGGCATGACAGGGCGCGATTCAGCGCGGTCGACGGCTCCCCGACGAAACCGGCCCGGGCGGGCTGGTCGCGAGTCAACCCGGTCACCGGGCACGAGGAGTTCCCGCGCATCGACCCGGCGGTCATCTGCCTGGTGCACGACGGCGGCGACCGCGCGGTGCTGGCCCGCCAGGCGGTGTGGCCCGAGCGAATGTTCTCCCTGCTGGCCGGATTCGTGGAAGCCGGAGAGTCTTTCGAGGTCTGCGTGGTCCGGGAGATCCGTGAGGAAATCGGCCTGAACGTCAGCGACGTTCGCTACCTGGGCAGCCAGCCGTGGCCGTTTCCGCGTTCGCTGATGGTCGGCTTCCATGCGCTGGGCGACCCTGACGAGGAGTTCGCGTTCAACGACGGTGAGATCGCCGAGGCGGCCTGGTTCACTCGCGACGAGGTGCGCGCGGCGCTTGCGGTCGGCGATTGGAGCAGTTCGTCGGAGTCGAAACTGCTTCTGCCCGGGTCGATTTCGATCGCACGGGTGATCATCGAATCCTGGGCCGAGCTCGACTGA
- a CDS encoding potassium channel family protein, producing the protein MPKGRLPRLRGLDERLTTQPGHLLVGVLRIPEDHGSPARVITRRLVIALVLLFGAAFVVYLDRNGYRDVRGDRLTFLDCLYFSAVSLSTTGYGDITPYTETARLVNTVVFTPLRIAFLVVLVGTTLEVLSERSRQGWKIQRWRNRVRNHTIVIGYGTKGKRAVAAIASDEAAQGEIVVVDTDRGALEHATTAGLVTVHGDGTKSDVLRLAGAQHASSIIVATSRDDTAVLVTLTAREIAPKAKIVAAIREAENSHLLQQSGADSVVVSSETAGRLLGLATTTPSVVEMIEDLLTPDAGLAIAEREVEASEVGGSPRHLRDIVLGVVRDGHLLRIGAPEVDAIEATDRLLYIKNAGH; encoded by the coding sequence GTGCCCAAGGGTAGATTGCCACGGCTGCGGGGTCTCGACGAGAGACTGACCACCCAGCCCGGTCACCTGCTGGTCGGCGTGCTGCGCATCCCCGAGGACCACGGCAGCCCCGCCCGCGTCATCACCCGGCGGCTGGTCATCGCGCTGGTGCTGTTGTTCGGTGCCGCCTTCGTCGTCTACCTCGACCGCAATGGCTATCGCGACGTGCGCGGCGATCGGCTGACGTTCCTGGACTGCCTCTATTTCTCGGCGGTGTCGCTGTCGACGACCGGCTACGGCGACATCACGCCGTACACCGAAACCGCACGCCTGGTCAACACCGTCGTCTTCACTCCGCTGCGGATCGCGTTCCTGGTCGTGTTGGTCGGAACAACGCTCGAGGTGCTCTCGGAGCGGTCCCGGCAGGGGTGGAAAATCCAGCGTTGGAGGAACAGAGTGCGCAACCACACCATCGTGATCGGGTACGGCACCAAGGGGAAACGGGCCGTGGCAGCCATCGCCAGTGACGAGGCGGCCCAAGGCGAGATCGTCGTCGTGGACACCGATCGCGGCGCCCTCGAGCACGCCACCACCGCGGGTCTGGTCACCGTGCACGGCGACGGCACCAAGTCCGACGTGCTGCGGCTGGCCGGGGCCCAGCACGCGTCGTCGATCATCGTCGCCACCAGCCGCGACGACACCGCCGTGCTCGTGACGCTGACGGCGCGAGAGATCGCGCCCAAGGCCAAGATCGTGGCCGCGATCCGGGAGGCCGAGAATTCGCACCTGCTGCAGCAATCGGGCGCGGACTCGGTGGTGGTCTCATCGGAAACCGCGGGCCGGCTGCTCGGTCTTGCCACCACCACGCCCAGCGTCGTGGAGATGATCGAAGACCTGCTGACCCCGGACGCCGGGCTGGCCATCGCCGAACGCGAAGTGGAGGCGAGCGAAGTCGGCGGATCGCCGCGGCACCTGCGCGACATCGTGCTCGGCGTCGTGCGGGACGGACATCTGCTTCGCATCGGCGCACCAGAAGTGGATGCCATCGAGGCCACCGACCGGCTGCTCTACATCAAAAACGCGGGGCACTAG